In one window of Nesterenkonia sandarakina DNA:
- a CDS encoding very short patch repair endonuclease produces the protein MDSHQADGTGASLTSESWASSENARLTMRANRGRDTKPELLIRRALHARGWRFRVNYRPLASDRRRSVDIAFTRRKVVVLIDGCYWHGCPRHFIMPKTNQDYWSKKISGNRARDVETSRLLGDEGWTVLRYWEHESVEDVLLDIELTLRTTPTKNHPPK, from the coding sequence GTGGACAGCCACCAAGCTGATGGCACCGGAGCCAGTCTGACGTCAGAGTCCTGGGCTTCCTCCGAGAATGCGCGCCTGACCATGCGCGCGAACAGGGGTCGGGATACGAAGCCTGAACTCCTAATCAGGCGCGCGCTTCATGCTCGGGGATGGCGATTCCGCGTCAACTACCGACCGCTCGCTTCGGACCGCCGTCGCAGTGTCGACATCGCGTTCACCCGTCGCAAGGTAGTGGTCCTGATCGACGGCTGTTATTGGCATGGTTGCCCTAGGCACTTCATCATGCCCAAGACGAACCAGGACTACTGGTCCAAGAAGATTTCGGGCAACCGAGCGCGCGACGTGGAGACCTCGCGCCTTCTGGGTGACGAAGGCTGGACCGTACTCCGTTACTGGGAGCACGAATCGGTCGAGGATGTCTTGCTGGACATCGAGTTAACCCTCCGCACGACTCCGACCAAGAATCATCCGCCGAAGTAG